The following proteins come from a genomic window of Denitromonas sp.:
- a CDS encoding PaaI family thioesterase, producing the protein MSLVEEMAAALDGLAQLQALMASGRKPGILVSLDFDLVEVGPGSAVFAGTPGEHAYNPIGTVHGGYAATLLDSACGCAVHSRLSAQQAYTTLELKVAYHKAITQHTGPLRAEGKVLSMGRRTAFAEARLVDATGRLHASATSTLLIIEHGS; encoded by the coding sequence ATGAGTCTTGTCGAAGAGATGGCCGCCGCCCTGGATGGGCTGGCGCAACTGCAGGCGCTGATGGCCTCAGGACGCAAGCCGGGCATCCTGGTGTCACTGGATTTCGACCTGGTCGAAGTCGGCCCGGGCAGCGCCGTGTTCGCCGGCACACCCGGCGAGCATGCCTACAACCCGATCGGCACGGTGCACGGCGGCTACGCCGCCACCCTGCTCGATTCCGCCTGCGGCTGCGCGGTGCACTCCCGGCTGAGCGCACAGCAGGCTTACACGACGCTGGAGCTGAAGGTGGCCTATCACAAGGCCATCACCCAGCATACCGGGCCGTTGCGGGCCGAAGGCAAGGTGCTGAGCATGGGGCGGCGAACGGCCTTTGCCGAGGCCCGCCTCGTGGATGCCACGGGGCGGTTGCATGCCTCGGCCACGTCCACGCTCCTGATCATCGAGCACGGCTCATGA